In Lolium rigidum isolate FL_2022 chromosome 7, APGP_CSIRO_Lrig_0.1, whole genome shotgun sequence, the DNA window AGGGGGTATCTACCAGATATACTTAACTGTATCAGAGCCATTATAAAATGTCCTAAAAGATCAGTCCCATGAGGCCCACATGTTTGAAAAAATCATTGCAAAAGCATGATTGTGCCTCAAGAGAGTAAATATGTAGACACCTCCAAAGATCACGGTATAAAAACCCAGAGGAATTTCCTGGGAAAGAAAAAAGAATACAAACCCACAGGACTAGTGCCTCGGCTCTAGCCTGGAACTTTCTTCCCTTGAATAGTAACTTGTCTTCAACTGACGCAATTGTACTATGTTCTGAAGTGTAGTCTATTATGCCGTGAGGTTTTCCCGTTTCGCCATGTCACTCCAAAACTCCATTGTCGTAGGAGACCTTCTCTTCTGGCGGTCGTTGCCCGCCATCTCGGCTATGGTCTATGTTGAATTTGCTGTCTTTATCCATCACCAGTCTAATTAATACCTCCTTTGATTTTTCCTGTTCGAAAAGGGCAATAAGAACAGAGCAGAGTATGAATTGGATGGACAGAAAGTTCCCTACTACTTATCCACTTGCTGCAGCTGAACTGTTCCAAAGAAATATACAATTCAGTTATATATATGTGTGCAATTTTTTACTCTTGACACAAGGAGAGATAGGAGACAGCACAATGTCTATCCACTACAttcccatcttcttcctcctattCTTGAGTTCCTTCTGCAAATCCGATGACCAGCTGACACATGCAAAGCCACTCACCCACAGCGACATGCTAATCTCCAATAGCGGGGACTTTGCTCTCGGCTTCTTCTCTCCCACCAGTATCAACAACAGCTTTTACCTTGGCATATGGTACCACAGCCTCCCTGGACCACGCACCGTTGTGTGGGTGGCCAACCGAGACAATCCAATCACCACCCATTCATCTGCGACGTTAATCATCAACAACAGTTCTGATCTGGTGCTGTCTGACTCCCATGGCCACAGTATATGGAGGACGGAGACCAATATCACCGCTGGAGCCACCAGAGCCCATGCAGTGCTACTTGACCAGGGGAACTTTGTCCTTCGCTTGCCGAATGGCATGGACATATGGCAGAGCTTCCATTATCCGACTGACACAATACTTCCAGCCATGAAATTTGTGTTCAGCTACAAGGCAAAAATCGTCGGGCGGCTCGTTGCTTGGAAGGGCTTGGATGATCCATCCTCTGGGGACTTTTCATACAGTGGCGACCCTAGCTCTCCGTATCTTCAAGTATTGACTTGGAACAAGACCATCCCATACTGTCGCATGGGTGTGTGGAATGGTGTGCCAGTAGCCGGTGGCAGAATATTGACCAACACCAGCTCCATCTTGTCCCAAACGGTCGTCAACACCGGAGATGAGTTCTACTTCGTGTACGCAATCTCCAACAACTTACCATTCACACGCGTCATGCTTGACTATACTGGTAACGTGAAGATTTTAAGCTGGAATAGTCACTCATCATCATGGGCACTCGCCGGTAAACGCCCCTCTGCTGCATGCGACCTCTATGCCTCGTGTGGTCCGTTCAGTTATTGCGACTTCACTCAGAATGTCCCGTCGTGCCAATGCCTTGATGGGTTTCAACCCAACGGTATTAATTTTCCAAGAGGATGTAGCAGAAAAACAGCGCTAAAATGCGAAAGACAGAGTCATTTCGTACAATTTCCTGAAATGAAGGTTCCTGGAAATTTCTTGCACATACGGAACAAAAGCTTTGATCAATGCGAGGCCGTGTGCAACCACAACTGCTCCTGCACGGCTTTCGCTTATGCCAATATGAGCGATGGCAGTGCTATGGCCGACACGTCAAGATGTTTGGTTTGGTCAGGGGAGCTTATCGACATTGGTAAGATACCCAACGGCGAGAACCTACACATCCGACTTGCCGATACTGCTGGTAATCAGCTTTCCATGCCTTATTTTTTCTCCAAATCATTAGAATTTTATTTCACTAATCTTGACAGATTTCACATGTCATATGTTCAACAAATTAATACCAAATGTTATCAGAGGGGTGATGTGGACATGATTCTTTTGTGAAAATACATTGATATTATTAAATTACCGATTCCAGTGTATCCGAGTAGTTCACATGCCAATACATTGATATTAGAAAATTTAGTTGTATTACTTATGTTTTGAATATTAGCACAGTCTTCATTACATAGGTTTGTCCACTGTTTTGCACTGTAACATATTTATTTAAGCCGACAGATAAGTAATAGTATAAAAGTAATTTTCTAGAAATATCTAGGCATATCCAATCTGAATATTTTGAACAATATTGGTACTTCAATTTTATAAGTGCCATATCGAAAATTTCCCTTTTGATTAGATAAACAGGACATCCTTTAACAACATTTTACAAAAGCAATCTATAGGTTTTTTTTCAATTACTATGGTAAATTATAAAACTTACAGCCTTCACTTTAAAGATGCAcaattttttttccaaatttaTTTTCCTAGATTTTCTCTAAGGCACATGttactttttttttctccttATAGCCTTCACTTCAAAAAAATGCATTGAAAATTCTTTTCTAAGTTTTCATGTCTTAGATTTTCAATAAAAGTATTGCCTGTTACTGTTTTTTTATCGTAGGCAACAGCCAATTAATTATTTAATTTGAATTTGTACTTTTTATACGAGCACATTACAATATCAAATGCTTCTTTTTAGATGATCAAATCTTTGATTTACCAGAATCCCTGGTGGTTTGTGTAGTTAAATTACGTTAGTCTAGGCACTTGtttatcttcacatatccatcatGGTACGTATGCAAGTGAATACTGAATTTTTGATTGGTTGCATATATTGCAGTTGACAAGAAGGTCAGTTCAGTGAAGATTACACTCCCGATTATAGCATGCCTACTGCTACTATCATGCATAGCCCTCGTCTGGATATACAAATACAGAGGTAGAGTAAAAACATCCCTCTTGTTTTCCACATATTATATTAGTGCAAGAGCTAAGAAAAAGAATGGATGTAACTAGCAGGTAAACGGCGAAATGAGGAGACCCAGAAGAAAATGATGCTAGGATACTTTAGCACGTCCAATGAGCTCGGAGGAGAAAATACAGAATTTCCATTTGTTAACTTCAAAGACATCCTTTCAGCCACAAACTTCTTTGCTAACTCCAACTTGATTGGACGGGGAGGTTTTGGCAAAGTTTACAAGGTAATAGAAAGTGGTACTTACAGCAGAATATGTTTTGGATAGAATAAAAAACAAGCCTAAATTACCCTCTACTGTTGTATGAATCCACCACTGATCTCAAATCATTGTTTATCAACTAATACATGAAGGGTTGTCTTAACCAAGAAACAAGCTAGGAAAATACCCACCCCCTTCCCACCTCTCCGCAGCTGTCTTAACCAAGAAACTACCACAGATTTGGAACATGTGCATCTATGAGGAAGAGTTGATGACTTATGAGCTTAGCATTTCATAATAATAGTAATTATTGTTATTTCTGTCCGAAAGCTTTGTTGAACCATCAATTAATACATGAAGAAGTGGGTCATGAATTAGTGAGACATGCCCATCTTGAATGCTTGATGCCATATTATCTAAAATCGGTGTGGTTTAGGATGAAGTGGTGATTTCCATTGATTGTTATATTCAAGGGTACAAACTACAAAGAAAACCATTTTGGAGTTAAAAACATGTAACGTGCTCAGAGCTAAAAGGATTTGAAATGCACTTAGTGTGCAAAAATAATAGTAACTACAGGACTTCAAAACGTCAGTTTATAGTTCTTACTCAATTGAAAAATATGCACTCATGCAGGGAACACTAGAGGGTGGAAAGGAGGTAGCTGTCAAAAGGCTTAGTAAGGGTTCTGGACAAGGTACAGTGGAGTTCAAAAATGAAGTAGTTCTAATCTCCAAACTACAGCACAAGAACCTGGTCAGGCTTCTTGGATGCTGCATTCATGAAGATGAGAAGTTACTGATCTACGAATATTTACCTAACAAAAGTCTGGATGCCTTTCTTTTTGGTATGTGCTAGTTTTTTTATGACATCACATAATTCTTACATTAACCATAATGATACTCATGATGACTAGCTCCTTTTCTTATTGACAATGAAAGATGTTGCACAAAAGCACGTACTTGATTGGTTCACACGGTTCAAAATAATTAAAGGGATATCAAGAGGCCTTCTTTATCTCCATCAAGATTCAACATTAACAATAATCCACAGAGATCTTAAAACAAGCAACATCTTGTTGGACACAGAGATGACTCCCAAAATTTCAGATTTCGGTATGGCAAGAATCTTTGGTGCAAACCAGAACCAAGCAAACACGACCCGGGTTGTTGGGACATAGTAAGTAACTGATGTATTAACAATCACTTAAAACTCCAGTTTTTATGGTATTGTATATTTTAGTTTGTACATTTCTTGCTGATAGTTTGTCGAACGTTTTAAACAGCGGCTATATGTCACCTGAATATGCGATGGGAGGTGCTTTTTCTGTAAAATCAGACACATATAGCTTTGGTGTTCTTCTCCTGGAGATTGTTAGTGGATTGAAGATCAGCTCATCCCATCTCATAGCAAACTTTTGTGGTCTTATTGCTTATGTGAGTAGTGTGGAACACATTTCCAATCAACCCCTCCTCACACCTCAACACCCAAAAATTATTAACTTGATATTGACTTCATTTTATTGGTCAGACATGGAGATTATGGGAAGATGGAAAAGCAATTGAATTGGTAGACTCTTCAGTTTTGGCAAGCTGCCCGCATGACGAAGTTCTACGGTGTATCCATGTGGCACTCTTGTGTGTTCAAGACCGTGCCAGCGATAGGCCCCTAATATCATCAGTTATTTTTATGTTAGAAAACAAAACTACGTTCCTTCCGGCTCCAAAGCAACCTGTATATTTTGCAGTGAGTAACTGTGGAGATGGAGAAGGAAGTGAGAGCATGGAGAATTCCTTGAATGGAGTAAGTATCACAACACTCAAGGGCCGTTAATTAGATGTTTCACAACTTATTGTAGCAAATTTGAGTACAACTATTTGTGTAGTTTTATGGTTTACTTTCCGTGAACTGAAATTTCACCAGGTGGTTGTAATATTCGTGAGTTTGTTATATGAGAAATTTGAATAATAATTGCTACCCCTGTCCTGATCGATACAACTAACTGAATTTTAATTTTCTTGGTTAAAGAGTTTTCTCTGATTTCAGTTATGGTTCCTTTTGGTTATCAGAAACCACCCATGTTGAAATGCCCCACTAAATAAGATAATAACATTCTAGCTAGTTATCTACAGTTCGATCGCCTGGGAAAAACTGTATGTTCTGGAAATATTACAGAGTATTGTATTAATTCCTTACATATGATACACCCATTTGATTCATCAAAAAATAATTGTAAGCTGCAAATCGAAACGCCCACTAGGCCTTCGCACGTCAAGTAAACTAGAAGGATACCCTGCGCGTTGCAGAGAGAATTTGTCCGAtaactctattttgtaaaaaaCAAAAGGATATAAGTTGATTGGAATAAGATGTTATTTGTAGGAACATGCAAAATTCAATTAGCGTAAATAGTCAAGAGGCTaacttaaaaaaaaaaactaacttgAAAAGGTTATGTAGTTAGCGGCTAAAAGTTGATGATGTGGATAATTGAATGGCttaaaaaatagatgatgtggcttgcatGTAAAGTATTAATGAATTACATGGACAATTAGATAGCTAATAGA includes these proteins:
- the LOC124671261 gene encoding G-type lectin S-receptor-like serine/threonine-protein kinase At1g11330, whose amino-acid sequence is MSIHYIPIFFLLFLSSFCKSDDQLTHAKPLTHSDMLISNSGDFALGFFSPTSINNSFYLGIWYHSLPGPRTVVWVANRDNPITTHSSATLIINNSSDLVLSDSHGHSIWRTETNITAGATRAHAVLLDQGNFVLRLPNGMDIWQSFHYPTDTILPAMKFVFSYKAKIVGRLVAWKGLDDPSSGDFSYSGDPSSPYLQVLTWNKTIPYCRMGVWNGVPVAGGRILTNTSSILSQTVVNTGDEFYFVYAISNNLPFTRVMLDYTGNVKILSWNSHSSSWALAGKRPSAACDLYASCGPFSYCDFTQNVPSCQCLDGFQPNGINFPRGCSRKTALKCERQSHFVQFPEMKVPGNFLHIRNKSFDQCEAVCNHNCSCTAFAYANMSDGSAMADTSRCLVWSGELIDIGKIPNGENLHIRLADTAVDKKVSSVKITLPIIACLLLLSCIALVWIYKYRGKRRNEETQKKMMLGYFSTSNELGGENTEFPFVNFKDILSATNFFANSNLIGRGGFGKVYKGTLEGGKEVAVKRLSKGSGQGTVEFKNEVVLISKLQHKNLVRLLGCCIHEDEKLLIYEYLPNKSLDAFLFDVAQKHVLDWFTRFKIIKGISRGLLYLHQDSTLTIIHRDLKTSNILLDTEMTPKISDFGMARIFGANQNQANTTRVVGTCTFLADSLSNVLNSGYMSPEYAMGGAFSVKSDTYSFGVLLLEIVSGLKISSSHLIANFCGLIAYTWRLWEDGKAIELVDSSVLASCPHDEVLRCIHVALLCVQDRASDRPLISSVIFMLENKTTFLPAPKQPVYFAVSNCGDGEGSESMENSLNGVSITTLKGR